In Trichoderma asperellum chromosome 1, complete sequence, a single window of DNA contains:
- a CDS encoding uncharacterized protein (TransMembrane:1 (o34-51i)) produces MPFQGKISRGKKNATKPAMSRSASFRWPFRMLSYYYHILINNSSIVLDLFVKQLPIDIARETSLSPTVRHKE; encoded by the exons ATGCCGTTCCAA GGTAAAATTAGCCGTGGAAAGAAGAACGCCACCAAACCTGCGATGTCTCGCTCGGCTAGCTTCCGATGGCCATTTCGAATGCTCTCCTATTACTA CCATATCCTCATCAACAATTCGAGCAT AGTGCTTGACCTGTTTGTC AAGCAGTTACCGATCGACATCGCCCGAGAGACCAGCCTCAGCCCCACCGTCCGGCACAAGGAGTGA
- a CDS encoding uncharacterized protein (EggNog:ENOG41), whose protein sequence is MARQPSNSDKGQLILGFDVLYMILMDYLEKDKDVLNFMLASKLYYEQFHNAWLLHNVLHRGCTALEGAGRGANRVMVERILEIPGIEAAVPRGMWPMTVAIARACGCLDIMRLILKVNCVRTSIDEEAHEIAIKGTEAWKGREFGDSWLQIMWDAVRSDQADVVDLFLSHGMTVELCGPSGMTALHIATGGAEKEHLVRLLLEKYKADPNNMAVTSFPWWDTPLHLAAARGSATVVKLLLEHKADPCYGHEGGLCPALGTAAERGHKDVVEILSQDERVELSAQDWMGVTVLSDAVWGGKADVVQMLLENERIDPNAPASHGRSPLLIAAQYAALNPDEDPDEDKETDASGLAMTKLLLSDKRVDMFLRDDGGRNALFWAARSGKHKVLEMYLADGRLDPNETDNDLRTPVSATSCEKCMDLLINDTRVDLNMADNRGMTPLMHNTLERNKANIERLISSCRVDVGKVNMEGNTALRLALRTRGCNRIVTLLRMGKPRAPLAGRRHWRLMEPGEDVD, encoded by the coding sequence ATGGCACGACAACCATCGAATAGCGACAAGGGACAGCTCATCCTCGGCTTCGACGTACTTTACATGATTCTCATGGATTACTtggaaaaagataaagacGTTCTAAACTTCATGCTAGCAAGCAAACTCTACTACGAGCAGTTTCATAACGCTTGGCTCCTTCACAATGTGCTCCATCGCGGATGTACGGCTCTAGAGGGAGCCGGGAGAGGAGCCAACAGGGTCATGGTCGAGAGGATACTTGAAATCCCAGGTATAGAAGCGGCTGTACCTCGCGGTATGTGGCCAATGACGGTCGCGATCGCTAGAGCTTGTGGCTGCCTTGATATAATGAGATTGATACTGAAGGTCAATTGCGTCCGGACCAGTATCGACGAGGAAGCCCACGAGATTGCTATAAAGGGAACGGAGGCGTGGAAAGGGCGGGAGTTTGGTGATTCCTGGCTACAGATAATGTGGGATGCTGTCCGATCCGACCAAGCGGATGTGGTAGATCTGTTCCTTTCCCACGGCATGACGGTAGAGCTGTGCGGTCCATCCGGCATGACGGCTTTGCACATAGCGACTGGAGGCGCTGAGAAGGAGCATCTCGTAAGACTTTTGCTGGAAAAGTATAAAGCCGACCCGAACAACATGGCTGTGACATCCTTTCCCTGGTGGGACACACCTCTTCATTTGGCGGCCGCCAGAGGCAGTGCTACAGTTGTGAAGCTGCTACTCGAGCACAAGGCAGACCCTTGTTATGGCCATGAGGGGGGGCTCTGCCCGGCCTTAGGAACGGCGGCCGAGAGAGGTCATAAGGATGTTGTGGAAATCCTGTCACAAGATGAGCGAGTCGAACTCAGCGCACAGGATTGGATGGGTGTGACAGTCCTGAGCGATGCTGTCTGGGGAGGAAAAGCAGACGTAGTGCAGATGTTGCTTGAAAATGAGCGAATCGATCCAAACGCGCCGGCATCCCACGGCCGTTCCCCACTACTAATTGCCGCTCAATATGCTGCTCTCAACCCCGATGAAGACCCCGACGAAGACAAAGAGACTGACGCCAGCGGGCTAGCAATGACAAAGCTGCTTCTGTCCGACAAAAGGGTCGATATGTTCCTGCGGGATGACGGTGGGCGGAACGCCTTGTTTTGGGCCGCACGGAGCGGCAAACACAAAGTCCTAGAAATGTATCTCGCCGACGGCAGACTTGATCCTAACGAAACTGATAATGATCTAAGAACGCCAGTCTCAGCTACATCTTGTGAAAAGTGTATGGATCTCCTCATCAACGACACGAGGGTCGACCTGAATATGGCAGATAACAGAGGCATGACACCACTCATGCACAACACACTTGAGCGGAACAAAGCCAATATTGAGCGATTGATATCCTCGTGCCGTGTCGATGTGGGCAAGGTAAACATGGAGGGAAACACGGCGTTAAGATTGGCTCTTAGGACTCGCGGCTGCAACCGGATTGTAACCCTGCTGAGAATGGGCAAGCCGCGGGCTCCATTGGCAGGCCGAAGGCATTGGAGACTTATGGAACCAGGAGAAGACGTTGATTAA